From Halichoerus grypus chromosome 6, mHalGry1.hap1.1, whole genome shotgun sequence, one genomic window encodes:
- the DTX3 gene encoding putative E3 ubiquitin-protein ligase DTX3 isoform X2, which translates to MSFVLSRMAACGGTCKNKVTVSKPVWDFLSKETPARLARLREEHRVSILIDGETSDIYVLQLSPQGPPPAPPNGLYLARKALKGLLKEAEKELKKAQRQGELMGCLALGGGGEHPELHRPGPPPPPLRAAPLLPPGARGLPPPPPPLPPPLPPRLREEAEEQESTCPICLGEIQNAKTLEKCRHSFCEGCITRALQVKKACPMCGRFYGQLVGNQPQNGRMLVSKDATLLLPSYEKYGTIVIQYVFPPGVQGAEHPNPGVRYPGTTRVAYLPDCPEGNKVLTLFRKAFDQRLTFTIGTSMTTGRPNVITWNDIHHKTSCTGGPQLFGYPDPTYLTRVQEELRAKGITDD; encoded by the exons A TGTCGTTCGTCCTGTCCAGAATGGCAGCCTGTGGAGGCACCTGCAAGAACAAAGTGACTGTCTCCAAGCCTGTGTGGGACTTCCTGAGCAAGGAGACCCCAGCCCGGCTGGCCCGGCTTCGGGAGGAGCACCGTGTGTCCATCCTCATAGATGGCGAGACTTCTGACATCTATGTCCTCCAGCTTTCCCCGCAGGgccctcccccggcccctcccAATGGGCTCTACCTGGCCCGGAAGGCTCTCAAGGGGCTGCTAAAAGAGGCTGAGAAAGAGCTGAAGAAAGCTCAGAGGCAGGGCGAGCTTATGGGCTGCCTGGCtttggggggtggcggggagcaCCCTGAGCTACACCGTCCAgggcccccccctccccctctgcgaGCAGCCCCGCTTCTGCCCCCAGGGGCTCGggggctccctccccctccccctcccctcccccctccccttcctccccgcctTCGGGAGGAGGCTGAAGAACAGGAGAGCACCTGCCCCATCTGTCTGGGGGAGATCCAGAACGCCAAGACATTGGAGAAGTGCCGGCACTCATTCTGTGAGGGCTGCATCACCCGGGCCCTGCAGGTGAAAAAGGCCTGTCCCATGTGTGGCCGCTTCTATGGGCAGCTGGTGGGCAACCAGCCCCAGAATGGGCGGATGCTGGTCTCTAAGGACGCCACACTCTTACTGCCCAGCTATGAGAAGTATGGCACCATCGTCATCCAGTACGTCTTCCCGCCCGGTGTCCAGGGG gctgaACACCCAAACCCAGGAGTTCGCTATCCCGGCACCACCCGGGTGGCCTACCTCCCGGACTGCCCTGAGGGCAACAAGGTGCTGACCCTGTTCCGAAAGGCATTTGACCAGCGACTCACCTTCACTATCGGCACGTCCATGACCACAGGGAGACCGAATGTCATCACCTGGAACGACATCCACCACAAGACCAGCTGCACAGGGGGACCGCAGCT GTTTGGGTACCCAGACCCCACCTACCTGACCCGGGTGCAAGAAGAGCTGAGAGCCAAGGGTATCACGGATGACTGA
- the DTX3 gene encoding putative E3 ubiquitin-protein ligase DTX3 isoform X1, with protein MPILSSSGSKMAACGGTCKNKVTVSKPVWDFLSKETPARLARLREEHRVSILIDGETSDIYVLQLSPQGPPPAPPNGLYLARKALKGLLKEAEKELKKAQRQGELMGCLALGGGGEHPELHRPGPPPPPLRAAPLLPPGARGLPPPPPPLPPPLPPRLREEAEEQESTCPICLGEIQNAKTLEKCRHSFCEGCITRALQVKKACPMCGRFYGQLVGNQPQNGRMLVSKDATLLLPSYEKYGTIVIQYVFPPGVQGAEHPNPGVRYPGTTRVAYLPDCPEGNKVLTLFRKAFDQRLTFTIGTSMTTGRPNVITWNDIHHKTSCTGGPQLFGYPDPTYLTRVQEELRAKGITDD; from the exons ATGCCAATTCTAAGCTCTTCAGGATCAAA AATGGCAGCCTGTGGAGGCACCTGCAAGAACAAAGTGACTGTCTCCAAGCCTGTGTGGGACTTCCTGAGCAAGGAGACCCCAGCCCGGCTGGCCCGGCTTCGGGAGGAGCACCGTGTGTCCATCCTCATAGATGGCGAGACTTCTGACATCTATGTCCTCCAGCTTTCCCCGCAGGgccctcccccggcccctcccAATGGGCTCTACCTGGCCCGGAAGGCTCTCAAGGGGCTGCTAAAAGAGGCTGAGAAAGAGCTGAAGAAAGCTCAGAGGCAGGGCGAGCTTATGGGCTGCCTGGCtttggggggtggcggggagcaCCCTGAGCTACACCGTCCAgggcccccccctccccctctgcgaGCAGCCCCGCTTCTGCCCCCAGGGGCTCGggggctccctccccctccccctcccctcccccctccccttcctccccgcctTCGGGAGGAGGCTGAAGAACAGGAGAGCACCTGCCCCATCTGTCTGGGGGAGATCCAGAACGCCAAGACATTGGAGAAGTGCCGGCACTCATTCTGTGAGGGCTGCATCACCCGGGCCCTGCAGGTGAAAAAGGCCTGTCCCATGTGTGGCCGCTTCTATGGGCAGCTGGTGGGCAACCAGCCCCAGAATGGGCGGATGCTGGTCTCTAAGGACGCCACACTCTTACTGCCCAGCTATGAGAAGTATGGCACCATCGTCATCCAGTACGTCTTCCCGCCCGGTGTCCAGGGG gctgaACACCCAAACCCAGGAGTTCGCTATCCCGGCACCACCCGGGTGGCCTACCTCCCGGACTGCCCTGAGGGCAACAAGGTGCTGACCCTGTTCCGAAAGGCATTTGACCAGCGACTCACCTTCACTATCGGCACGTCCATGACCACAGGGAGACCGAATGTCATCACCTGGAACGACATCCACCACAAGACCAGCTGCACAGGGGGACCGCAGCT GTTTGGGTACCCAGACCCCACCTACCTGACCCGGGTGCAAGAAGAGCTGAGAGCCAAGGGTATCACGGATGACTGA
- the ARHGEF25 gene encoding rho guanine nucleotide exchange factor 25 isoform X1, whose amino-acid sequence MKPPDRPAPGRTDRILGVMGGMLRACALPGQEGPPKRSPLGPGGTETESDCTEGDQKGEREREVPAWAPLLESYSIAGSEGSISASAASGLAAPSGPSSGLSSGPCSPGPPGPVSGLRRWLDHSKHCLSVETEADGGQAGPYENWMLEPALATGEELPELTLLTTLLEGPGDKTQPPEEETLSQAPESEEEQKRKALERSMYVLSELVETEKMYVDDLGQIVEGYMATMAAQGVPESLRGRDRIVFGNIQQIYEWHRDYFLQELQRCLKDPDWLAQLFIKHERRLHMYVVYCQNKPKSEHVVSEFGDSYFEELRQQLGHRLQLNDLLIKPVQRIMKYQLLLKDFLKYYSRAGMDTEELEHAVEVMCFVPKCCNDMMTLGRLRGFEGKLTAQGKLLGQDTFWVTEPEAGGLLSSRGRERRVFLFEQIVIFSEALGGGVRGGSQAGYVYKSSIKVSCLGLEGNLQGDPCRFALTSRGPEGGIQRYVLQTADPAVSQAWIKQVAQILESQRDFLNALQSPIEYQRRESQTNSLGRPGGLGVGSPGRIRPGDRAQVSTHAPINGSLPSLLLLPKGEVARAPLPLDTQALSDIPRAPRDSPPAPPIPNTPPCQARLAKLDEDEL is encoded by the exons ATGAAGCCCCCGGACCGCCCCGCCCCTGGCCGCACTGACCGGATACTGGGGGTCATGGGGGGCATGCTGCGCGCATGCGCCCTCCCCGGGCAGGAGGGG CCCCCGAAGAGAAGCCCCCTAGGGCCAGGAGGGACCGAGACAGAGTCTGACTGTACCGAGGGGGATCAGAAAGGGGAGCGCGAACGTGAGGTCCCCGCCTGGGCTCCGCTGCTCG AATCCTATTCCATTGCTGGCAGTGAGGGGAGTATCTCAGCTTCAGCTGCTTCGGGTCTGGCTGCCCCCTCTGGCCCCAGCTCTGGCCTCAGCTCTGGCCCCTGTTCCCCGGGCCCCCCAGGGCCAGTCAGTGGCCTGAGAAGATGGTTGGATCATTCCAAACATTGCCTcagtgtggaaactgaggcagacgGTGGCCAGGCTGGACCATATGAG AACTGGATGCTGGAACCAGCTCTAGCCACAGGAGAGGAGCTGCCAGAACTCACCCTGCTGACCACATTGTTGGAGGGCCCTGGAGATAAGACACAG CCACCTGAGGAGGAGACTCTGTCCCAAGCCCCTGAGAGTGAGGAGGAACAGAAGAGGAAGGCTCTGGAAAGGAGTAT GTATGTCTTGAGCGAACTGgtagagacagagaaaatgtATGTGGACGACTTGGGGCAGATTGTGGAG GGTTACATGGCCACCATGGCTGCTCAGGGGGTCCCGGAGAGTCTTCGAGGCCGTGACAGGATTGTGTTTGGGAACATCCAGCAAATCTATGAGTGGCATCGAGA CTATTTCCTGCAGGAGCTACAGCGGTGTTTGAAGGATCCTGATTGGCTGGCTCAGCTATTCATCAAACAC GAGCGCCGGCTGCATATGTACGTGGTGTACTGTCAGAACAAGCCCAAGTCAGAGCACGTGGTGTCAGAATTTGGGGACAGCTACTTTGAG GAGCTCCGGCAGCAGCTAGGGCACCGCCTACAGCTCAACGACCTCCTCATCAAACCAGTGCAGAGGATCATGAAATACCAGCTGCTGCTCAAG GATTTTCTCAAATATTATAGTAGAGCTGGGATGGATACTGAAGAGCTGGAG CACGCTGTGGAGGTCATGTGCTTTGTACCCAAGTGCTGCAATGACATGATGACCCTGGGGAGACTTCGGGGGTTTGAG GGCAAACTCACTGCTCAGGGGAAGCTCTTGGGCCAGGACACATTCTGGGTCACAGAGCCCGAGGCTGGGGGGCTGCTGTCCTCCCGGGGTCGAGAGAGACGTGTCTTCCTCTTCGAGCAAATTGTCATCTTCAGTGAGGCCCTGGGAGGAGGAGTCCGAGGAGGATCACAGGCTGGATATGTATACAAGAGCAGCATCAAG GTGAGCTGCCTGGGACTGGAGGGGAACCTCCAAGGTGACCCTTGCCGCTTTGCACTGACCTCCAGGGGGCCAGAGGGTGGGATCCAGCGCTATGTCCTGCAGACTGCAGACCCTGCAGTGAGTCAGGCCTGGATCAAGCAAGTGGCTCAGATCCTGGAAAGCCAGCGGGACTTTCTCAATG CATTGCAGTCACCCATTGAGTATCAGAGACGAGAGAGCCAGACCAACAGCCTGGGGCGGCCAGGAGGGCTTGGGGTGGGGAGTCCTGGGAGAATTCGGCCTGGAGACCGGGCCCAGGTCAGCACACATGCACCCATCAAtggctctctcccctccctgctgctgtTGCCCAAAGGGGAGGTGGCCAGAGCCCCCCTGCCCCTGGACACACAG GCCCTCAGTGACATCCCCCGAGCTCCTCGTGACTCTCCTCCAGCTCCACCAATTCCAAACACCCCTCCCTGCCAAGCCAGACTTGCCAAGCTGGATGAAGATGAGCTCTAA
- the PIP4K2C gene encoding phosphatidylinositol 5-phosphate 4-kinase type-2 gamma — MASSSVPPATVPAATAAPGPGFGFASKTKKKHFVQQKVKVFRAADPLVGVFLWGVAHSINELSQVPPPVMLLPDDFKASSKIKVNNHLFHRENLPSHFKFKEYCPQVFRNLRDRFGIDDQDYLVSLTRSPPSESEGSDGRFLISYDRTLVIKEVSSEDIADMHSNLSNYHQYIVKCHGNTLLPQFLGMYRVSVDNEDSYMLVMRNMFSHRLPVHRKYDLKGSLVSREASDKEKVKELPTLKDMDFLNKNQKVYIGEEEKKVFLEKLKRDVEFLVQLKIMDYSLLLGIHDIIRGSDPEEEGPVREEESEGDGDCGLTGPPALVGSYGTSPEGIGGYIHSHRPLGPGEFESFIDVYAIRSAEGAPQKEVYFMGLIDILTQYDAKKKAAHAAKTVKHGAGAEISTVHPEQYAKRFLDFITNIFA; from the exons ATGGCGTCCTCCTCTGTCCCGCCGGCCACCGTACCGGCGGCGACAGCGGCCCCGGGCCCGGGTTTCGGCTTCGCCTCTAAAACCAAGAAGAAGCATTTCGTGCAGCAGAAGGTGAAGGTGTTCCGGGCGGCCGACCCGCTGGTGGGCGTGTTCCTGTGGGGCGTAGCCCACTCG ATCAATGAGCTCAGCCAGGTGCCTCCCCCCGTGATGCTGCTGCCAGACGACTTTAAGGCTAGCTCCAAGATCAAGGTCAACAATCACCTTTTCCACAG GGAAAATCTGCCTAGTCATTTCAAGTTCAAGGAGTATTGCCCCCAGGTCTTCAGGAACCTCCGTGATCGATTTGGCATTGATGACCAAGATTACCTG GTATCCCTCACCCGAAGTCCCCCGAGTGAAAGTGAAGGCAGCGACGGTCGCTTCCTTATCTCCTACGATCGAACTCTGGTCATCAAAGAAGTATCCAGTGAGGACATTGCTGACATGCACAGCAACCTCTCCAACTACCACCAG TACATTGTGAAGTGCCATGGGAACACACTGCTGCCCCAGTTCCTGGGGATGTACCGGGTCAGCGTGGACAATGAAGACAGCTACATGCTTGTGATGCGTAACATGTTTAGCCACCGTCTTCCTGTGCACAGGAAGTATGACCTCAAG GGCTCCCTTGTATCCCGAGAAGCCAGCGATAAGGAAAAG GTTAAAGAATTACCCACTCTTAAGGATATGGATTTTCTCAACAAGAACCAGAAGGTTTATATTGGtgaagaggagaagaaagtatTCCTAGAGAAGCTAAAGAGAGATGTGGAG TTCCTAGTGCAGCTGAAGATCATGGACTACAGCCTTCTGCTGGGCATCCACGACATCATTCGGGGCTCTGACCCAGAGGAGGAGGGGCCTGTGCGGGAGGAGGAGTCAGAGGGGGATGGGGACTGTGGCCTGACAGGACCACCCGCTCTCGTGGGCTCCTATGGCACCTCCCCTGAGGGTATCGGCGGCTACATCCATTCTCATCGGCCCCTGGGCCCTGGAGAGTTTGAGTCCTTCATTGACGTCTACGCCATCCGGAGTGCTGAGG GGGCCCCCCAGAAGGAGGTGTATTTCATGGGTCTCATCGACATCCTGACACAGTATGATGCCAAGAAGAAAGCAGCTCATGCAGCCAAAACTGTCAAGCATGGG GCTGGGGCAGAGATCTCTACTGTCCATCCTGAGCAGTATGCTAAGCGATTCCTGGATTTTATTACCAACATCTTTGCCTAA
- the ARHGEF25 gene encoding rho guanine nucleotide exchange factor 25 isoform X2 — protein sequence MRGGHKGGRCACPHVIRKVLAKCGCCFARGGRESYSIAGSEGSISASAASGLAAPSGPSSGLSSGPCSPGPPGPVSGLRRWLDHSKHCLSVETEADGGQAGPYENWMLEPALATGEELPELTLLTTLLEGPGDKTQPPEEETLSQAPESEEEQKRKALERSMYVLSELVETEKMYVDDLGQIVEGYMATMAAQGVPESLRGRDRIVFGNIQQIYEWHRDYFLQELQRCLKDPDWLAQLFIKHERRLHMYVVYCQNKPKSEHVVSEFGDSYFEELRQQLGHRLQLNDLLIKPVQRIMKYQLLLKDFLKYYSRAGMDTEELEHAVEVMCFVPKCCNDMMTLGRLRGFEGKLTAQGKLLGQDTFWVTEPEAGGLLSSRGRERRVFLFEQIVIFSEALGGGVRGGSQAGYVYKSSIKVSCLGLEGNLQGDPCRFALTSRGPEGGIQRYVLQTADPAVSQAWIKQVAQILESQRDFLNALQSPIEYQRRESQTNSLGRPGGLGVGSPGRIRPGDRAQVSTHAPINGSLPSLLLLPKGEVARAPLPLDTQALSDIPRAPRDSPPAPPIPNTPPCQARLAKLDEDEL from the exons ATGCGGGGGGGGCACAAGGGGGGTCGCTGTGCCTGTCCCCACGTGATCCGAAAAGTGCTGGCAAAATGCGGCTGCTGCTTCGCCCGGGGGGGTCGTG AATCCTATTCCATTGCTGGCAGTGAGGGGAGTATCTCAGCTTCAGCTGCTTCGGGTCTGGCTGCCCCCTCTGGCCCCAGCTCTGGCCTCAGCTCTGGCCCCTGTTCCCCGGGCCCCCCAGGGCCAGTCAGTGGCCTGAGAAGATGGTTGGATCATTCCAAACATTGCCTcagtgtggaaactgaggcagacgGTGGCCAGGCTGGACCATATGAG AACTGGATGCTGGAACCAGCTCTAGCCACAGGAGAGGAGCTGCCAGAACTCACCCTGCTGACCACATTGTTGGAGGGCCCTGGAGATAAGACACAG CCACCTGAGGAGGAGACTCTGTCCCAAGCCCCTGAGAGTGAGGAGGAACAGAAGAGGAAGGCTCTGGAAAGGAGTAT GTATGTCTTGAGCGAACTGgtagagacagagaaaatgtATGTGGACGACTTGGGGCAGATTGTGGAG GGTTACATGGCCACCATGGCTGCTCAGGGGGTCCCGGAGAGTCTTCGAGGCCGTGACAGGATTGTGTTTGGGAACATCCAGCAAATCTATGAGTGGCATCGAGA CTATTTCCTGCAGGAGCTACAGCGGTGTTTGAAGGATCCTGATTGGCTGGCTCAGCTATTCATCAAACAC GAGCGCCGGCTGCATATGTACGTGGTGTACTGTCAGAACAAGCCCAAGTCAGAGCACGTGGTGTCAGAATTTGGGGACAGCTACTTTGAG GAGCTCCGGCAGCAGCTAGGGCACCGCCTACAGCTCAACGACCTCCTCATCAAACCAGTGCAGAGGATCATGAAATACCAGCTGCTGCTCAAG GATTTTCTCAAATATTATAGTAGAGCTGGGATGGATACTGAAGAGCTGGAG CACGCTGTGGAGGTCATGTGCTTTGTACCCAAGTGCTGCAATGACATGATGACCCTGGGGAGACTTCGGGGGTTTGAG GGCAAACTCACTGCTCAGGGGAAGCTCTTGGGCCAGGACACATTCTGGGTCACAGAGCCCGAGGCTGGGGGGCTGCTGTCCTCCCGGGGTCGAGAGAGACGTGTCTTCCTCTTCGAGCAAATTGTCATCTTCAGTGAGGCCCTGGGAGGAGGAGTCCGAGGAGGATCACAGGCTGGATATGTATACAAGAGCAGCATCAAG GTGAGCTGCCTGGGACTGGAGGGGAACCTCCAAGGTGACCCTTGCCGCTTTGCACTGACCTCCAGGGGGCCAGAGGGTGGGATCCAGCGCTATGTCCTGCAGACTGCAGACCCTGCAGTGAGTCAGGCCTGGATCAAGCAAGTGGCTCAGATCCTGGAAAGCCAGCGGGACTTTCTCAATG CATTGCAGTCACCCATTGAGTATCAGAGACGAGAGAGCCAGACCAACAGCCTGGGGCGGCCAGGAGGGCTTGGGGTGGGGAGTCCTGGGAGAATTCGGCCTGGAGACCGGGCCCAGGTCAGCACACATGCACCCATCAAtggctctctcccctccctgctgctgtTGCCCAAAGGGGAGGTGGCCAGAGCCCCCCTGCCCCTGGACACACAG GCCCTCAGTGACATCCCCCGAGCTCCTCGTGACTCTCCTCCAGCTCCACCAATTCCAAACACCCCTCCCTGCCAAGCCAGACTTGCCAAGCTGGATGAAGATGAGCTCTAA